The following proteins come from a genomic window of Methanosarcina sp. MTP4:
- the argF gene encoding ornithine carbamoyltransferase yields MKDFLSIADLSRGEILELIEIGIDLKEKRKAGKVTELLKNKSLAMIFEKSSTRTRVSFEVGMTDLGGHALYLNPRDIQIGRGETIEDTALTLSRYVHGIIARVYSHETVARLAASASVPVINALSDREHPCQIIADFMTIQEYKGKLDGLKFAWIGDGNNVCNSAMMGCALVGMEFAAACPEGFEPDAEFIEKAKAFGGKITITRDPEEAAKDADVIYTDVWVSMGDEEEKEKRFKAFEGYQVNNELLALAKPDVMVEHCLPAHRGEEISAEVMDGPHSAVFDEAENRLHAHKAIVLKLMGLA; encoded by the coding sequence ATGAAGGATTTTCTTTCCATAGCTGACCTGTCCCGTGGAGAAATTCTAGAGCTCATTGAGATTGGCATAGATCTCAAGGAAAAGCGCAAAGCCGGCAAGGTAACGGAGCTTTTGAAAAACAAGAGCCTTGCCATGATCTTCGAAAAATCCTCTACAAGGACCAGGGTCTCTTTCGAGGTAGGGATGACAGACCTCGGGGGCCACGCCCTTTACCTGAACCCCAGGGATATCCAGATAGGAAGAGGCGAGACAATTGAAGACACCGCCCTCACCCTTTCACGCTACGTGCACGGGATCATTGCCCGGGTCTACAGCCACGAAACCGTGGCAAGGCTCGCAGCCTCCGCAAGCGTGCCCGTGATCAATGCCCTTTCGGACCGCGAACACCCCTGCCAGATAATCGCGGACTTCATGACCATCCAGGAATACAAGGGCAAACTCGATGGCCTGAAATTCGCCTGGATCGGGGACGGCAATAACGTCTGCAACTCCGCCATGATGGGCTGTGCCCTTGTGGGAATGGAGTTTGCCGCAGCCTGCCCGGAAGGCTTTGAACCGGACGCCGAATTCATTGAAAAAGCAAAAGCCTTCGGCGGCAAGATCACAATCACCAGAGACCCGGAAGAAGCCGCAAAAGACGCCGATGTAATCTACACCGATGTCTGGGTCTCCATGGGAGACGAAGAAGAAAAGGAAAAGCGCTTCAAAGCCTTTGAAGGCTACCAGGTCAATAACGAACTACTGGCCCTTGCAAAACCCGACGTGATGGTCGAACACTGCCTGCCCGCCCACAGAGGAGAAGAAATCTCCGCGGAAGTCATGGACGGCCCCCACTCCGCAGTCTTTGACGAAGCAGAAAACCGGTTACACGCCCACAAGGCAATCGTCCTTAAACTGATGGGCCTGGCCTGA
- the purD gene encoding phosphoribosylamine--glycine ligase, protein MNILLIGGGGREHAIAEGIKKSKRDPALYAIMAKKNPGIAALCEDFLLEKETEVEKLVEYARAKKIEMAFVGPEAPLAAGAADALWEAGIPVVGPRKACAIIEFDKAWARNFMKKYGIEGCPAYEVFTEAEAEAARAFIEELGDVAVKPSGLTGGKGVKVMGDQLPDLEAAKAYTVELLEKGPVVIEERFIGEEFTLQAFVDGKNLAFFPAVQDHKRIYEGDLGPNTGGMGSYTEAGEILPFMLPEDLENAKQIMEATVKAISEETGAGYQGVLYGQFILTKNGPKVVEFNARFGDPEAMNVIPLIETDFVDIMSAVVNGTLSELPVEFSRKATVCKYAVPAGYPENPEKDSEVVVGNVGEASVYYASVYEKEGKVYTTGSRSIAVVGRADTIEEAEKIAQNALENIQGKLFFRKDIGTAALIQKRIEHMKELRGA, encoded by the coding sequence ATGAATATTTTGCTTATCGGTGGCGGTGGAAGAGAACACGCAATTGCCGAAGGAATTAAAAAAAGCAAGCGTGACCCTGCCCTTTATGCTATAATGGCAAAGAAAAACCCGGGAATTGCCGCCCTCTGTGAAGATTTCCTGCTGGAAAAGGAAACAGAGGTCGAAAAGCTCGTGGAATACGCAAGAGCCAAAAAAATAGAAATGGCATTTGTGGGCCCTGAAGCCCCTCTCGCTGCAGGCGCAGCAGATGCCCTGTGGGAAGCCGGGATTCCCGTTGTCGGACCCAGAAAAGCCTGTGCAATTATCGAGTTTGACAAAGCCTGGGCCCGGAACTTCATGAAAAAATACGGAATAGAGGGCTGCCCTGCTTACGAGGTCTTTACGGAAGCGGAAGCAGAAGCTGCCAGGGCTTTCATTGAAGAGCTCGGAGACGTTGCGGTCAAGCCGTCCGGGCTCACCGGAGGCAAAGGCGTCAAAGTAATGGGAGACCAGCTCCCGGACCTGGAAGCTGCAAAAGCCTATACCGTCGAACTCCTTGAAAAAGGGCCCGTGGTAATCGAAGAGCGCTTCATAGGAGAAGAGTTCACCCTGCAGGCCTTCGTTGACGGAAAAAACCTGGCCTTCTTCCCGGCGGTGCAGGACCACAAGCGGATTTATGAAGGCGACCTCGGCCCCAATACCGGCGGCATGGGTTCCTATACGGAAGCAGGGGAAATCCTGCCCTTCATGCTCCCGGAAGACCTTGAAAATGCAAAACAGATCATGGAAGCCACCGTAAAGGCGATTTCCGAGGAAACGGGCGCAGGGTACCAGGGTGTCCTCTACGGGCAGTTCATCCTCACGAAAAACGGGCCCAAGGTCGTAGAGTTCAATGCAAGGTTCGGAGACCCCGAAGCCATGAACGTAATCCCCCTGATCGAAACCGACTTCGTGGACATAATGTCTGCTGTGGTAAACGGCACCCTCTCCGAACTTCCCGTGGAATTCAGCAGGAAAGCCACGGTCTGCAAGTACGCAGTTCCTGCAGGCTACCCCGAAAACCCGGAAAAAGACAGTGAAGTGGTCGTCGGGAACGTGGGGGAAGCATCCGTCTACTACGCCAGCGTCTACGAAAAGGAAGGAAAGGTTTACACCACCGGTTCCCGCTCAATCGCGGTTGTAGGACGCGCGGACACTATTGAAGAAGCCGAAAAAATCGCCCAGAACGCACTTGAAAACATCCAGGGCAAACTCTTCTTCCGGAAAGACATCGGCACAGCCGCACTTATCCAGAAGAGGATCGAACACATGAAAGAGCTGAGAGGCGCATAA
- a CDS encoding transposase has translation MAKKSMVYKGVLYEDSFENYLSRESTSICQFLYFLCIDDIAKHVERTFYTNKSWHFKYSVSSMIKLFVVKCFRKLSYDKTISSLTEEEAILLSFFDENGQIKLPSGGTLHHFVKYRLGEEGINEVMMLLGEKILKLSSEKEAKIDSTPLEASRYDKYADYNPHYECKMDKAHITMIGTYPVFMTHTKGVAGDSPELIKHIETLKKMNADVESYSADGGYDSFLNHSDIWYHLNAKPIISYASNAVINQEGEEERIDHWVNKMWKIGGDVHTPMAIKLKFLYENGREEQVGMYLRNQNISDESFDEQYKKRAECEKIHGHIKDVVKFDIRRIRNESKKLYSLLNLIAYQLLVLTELQNKVKSKNSFGRYF, from the coding sequence ATGGCAAAGAAAAGTATGGTGTATAAGGGAGTCCTCTACGAGGACTCCTTCGAAAACTATCTGAGCAGAGAAAGCACATCTATTTGCCAATTTCTATACTTCCTCTGCATTGATGATATTGCAAAGCACGTCGAACGTACTTTTTATACCAACAAAAGTTGGCACTTTAAGTACAGTGTTTCTTCCATGATAAAACTCTTTGTTGTGAAATGTTTCAGGAAACTTTCGTATGATAAAACCATTTCTTCCTTAACAGAGGAAGAAGCTATCTTGCTATCATTTTTTGATGAAAATGGCCAGATAAAACTCCCTTCAGGTGGAACCCTTCATCATTTTGTGAAGTACAGACTTGGAGAAGAAGGAATCAATGAGGTGATGATGTTGCTCGGTGAAAAAATCCTCAAACTCTCCTCGGAAAAGGAAGCTAAGATCGATTCCACTCCACTTGAAGCTTCAAGATACGATAAATACGCCGATTACAATCCTCATTATGAATGCAAAATGGATAAGGCCCACATCACAATGATTGGAACCTACCCTGTTTTTATGACTCATACAAAAGGAGTTGCTGGTGATTCTCCAGAACTTATCAAGCATATTGAAACTCTAAAGAAGATGAATGCTGATGTTGAATCATATTCTGCAGATGGAGGCTATGATTCATTCCTTAATCATTCTGACATATGGTATCACCTGAATGCAAAACCAATTATTTCCTACGCATCCAATGCTGTAATTAATCAGGAAGGGGAAGAGGAACGAATCGATCATTGGGTAAACAAGATGTGGAAAATTGGCGGAGATGTCCATACACCAATGGCTATCAAGCTCAAATTCCTATATGAAAATGGAAGGGAAGAACAGGTTGGAATGTACCTGAGAAACCAAAACATTAGCGATGAATCTTTTGATGAACAGTACAAAAAGAGAGCTGAATGTGAAAAGATACATGGCCATATAAAGGATGTAGTAAAATTCGATATCCGAAGAATAAGAAATGAAAGCAAGAAGCTATATTCTCTCTTGAACCTCATAGCATATCAGCTACTTGTACTCACAGAACTCCAAAATAAAGTTAAGAGCAAAAATTCTTTTGGAAGGTACTTCTAA
- the pyrE gene encoding orotate phosphoribosyltransferase, with the protein MSESKAETGTELKVQKGELIEALNACGAVRYGDFTLASGKKSKYYIDIKKASTDPKTLKLIAEQAAVLIKDMEIDSVAGVELGGVPLATAVSLETELPLLLVRKTTKDYGTKGRFVGELKAGDRLVLLEDVTTSGGSVKDAIKVVLEAEALVKYVITVVDREEGAKENLAELGVELVPLVTASDLL; encoded by the coding sequence ATGAGTGAATCAAAAGCAGAAACAGGAACTGAACTTAAAGTGCAAAAAGGAGAGCTTATCGAAGCCCTCAACGCCTGCGGAGCTGTCCGCTACGGAGATTTTACGCTTGCCTCGGGAAAGAAGAGCAAGTATTATATAGACATCAAAAAGGCAAGTACGGACCCGAAAACCCTGAAGCTCATCGCAGAGCAGGCAGCCGTCCTGATAAAGGATATGGAAATCGACAGCGTTGCAGGGGTGGAACTGGGAGGTGTGCCCCTGGCAACCGCGGTTTCCCTTGAAACAGAACTTCCCCTGCTCCTGGTAAGGAAAACTACAAAGGACTACGGGACAAAGGGCAGGTTTGTAGGAGAACTCAAAGCCGGAGACAGGCTCGTCCTGCTCGAGGACGTGACAACCAGCGGAGGCTCGGTCAAAGACGCCATAAAGGTGGTCCTGGAAGCCGAAGCCCTTGTAAAATATGTGATCACGGTCGTGGACAGGGAAGAAGGAGCAAAAGAAAACCTCGCAGAACTTGGCGTGGAACTCGTCCCTCTGGTAACTGCAAGTGACCTGCTCTGA
- a CDS encoding CDP-2,3-bis-(O-geranylgeranyl)-sn-glycerol synthase produces the protein MIPAYLPNPFAAVFGGGKPIDGGRTYKDGKRILGDGKTWRGLFSGIFCGFLAGCIEIWLSSRGFEIMGIEMPTFGLDYASALTVVLALASGALFGDMFKSFFKRRMGMKRGASLPLVDQLDFVVGAWVFTYLVDPEWFVSNFTLGIIITVLVMTPLLHLTTNIIGYMIGVKKEPW, from the coding sequence ATGATACCCGCCTACCTCCCTAACCCCTTCGCAGCCGTTTTCGGGGGTGGAAAACCTATTGACGGTGGCAGGACGTATAAGGACGGGAAAAGGATTTTAGGGGATGGGAAGACCTGGAGAGGACTCTTTTCAGGCATATTTTGCGGTTTTCTTGCAGGATGCATTGAGATCTGGCTGAGTTCGAGAGGTTTTGAGATTATGGGAATTGAAATGCCCACCTTTGGCCTTGACTACGCAAGCGCACTCACAGTCGTCCTTGCCCTTGCCTCCGGCGCCCTTTTCGGAGATATGTTCAAGAGCTTTTTCAAGCGCAGGATGGGCATGAAAAGGGGCGCGTCCCTGCCTCTTGTGGACCAGCTGGATTTTGTCGTCGGGGCCTGGGTTTTCACATACCTGGTTGATCCCGAATGGTTCGTAAGCAATTTCACCCTGGGCATAATAATAACAGTCCTTGTAATGACCCCTCTGCTCCACCTGACGACAAACATTATTGGATACATGATTGGAGTTAAGAAAGAGCCCTGGTGA
- a CDS encoding cytochrome c-type biogenesis CcmF C-terminal domain-containing protein, with translation MKKIDEILTVRSTMFAAISVLVLLAAIVTMGLLTPFLVKVTSGEGILLEAAYFNARTALPTLALVLVLAFCLMLGSAGRKEGLVVVGLGVLGSIVSAVLSPFSSMPINVAFPILSAALFAVVYKLLSSRGSNFSEKLRRTGSHIIHLGAILLLVGIVFSTNLNLEDSAIISLDEVSTFESMGYSIRITDFSSGMEGEPYGGYAGSAYVSTIDFDVYKWGRFFEHGQVKYIRDFKWGQSYTETYIHRGLLEELFIAPKSVDSKTQTVDLYVRKVPFMTFLWGGFYIMVLGIVLVFVSGSLSSGNRVSGNEGQAKMTKMTKNQNKAKSEMRRK, from the coding sequence ATGAAAAAAATCGATGAAATTCTCACAGTTCGCAGCACCATGTTTGCGGCCATCTCGGTTCTGGTGTTGCTTGCAGCCATAGTCACGATGGGGCTTTTGACCCCTTTTCTCGTGAAGGTTACTTCAGGAGAAGGAATTCTGCTGGAAGCTGCTTATTTTAATGCTCGGACAGCTCTGCCTACCCTTGCCCTTGTGCTGGTGCTGGCTTTCTGTCTCATGCTTGGGAGCGCTGGCCGGAAAGAGGGACTGGTAGTTGTAGGGCTCGGAGTGCTGGGGTCGATAGTTTCGGCTGTGCTCTCTCCCTTCTCCAGTATGCCGATTAACGTCGCTTTTCCGATCCTTTCAGCTGCTCTTTTTGCGGTTGTATATAAGTTGCTTTCTTCCCGTGGCAGCAATTTTTCGGAAAAACTCCGGAGAACCGGGTCCCACATCATCCACCTCGGAGCGATTTTACTCCTGGTCGGGATCGTGTTCAGCACAAACCTGAACCTGGAAGATTCCGCGATAATCTCCCTGGACGAAGTGAGCACTTTTGAGTCAATGGGCTACAGCATCCGTATTACGGACTTCTCTTCCGGCATGGAAGGGGAACCTTATGGCGGGTATGCCGGCTCTGCTTACGTGAGCACGATAGATTTTGATGTGTACAAATGGGGCAGGTTCTTTGAGCACGGGCAGGTCAAATACATAAGAGACTTCAAATGGGGCCAGTCTTATACTGAAACTTATATCCACAGAGGGCTTCTTGAGGAGCTCTTCATCGCCCCTAAATCCGTGGATTCAAAAACTCAAACCGTGGACCTCTATGTCCGGAAAGTGCCTTTCATGACTTTTCTCTGGGGCGGGTTTTACATAATGGTCCTTGGAATCGTGCTGGTTTTTGTTTCGGGTTCCCTGTCTTCCGGAAATCGCGTGTCCGGAAACGAGGGGCAGGCAAAAATGACAAAAATGACAAAAAATCAGAACAAAGCAAAGTCTGAAATGAGGCGGAAATAA
- the ccsA gene encoding cytochrome c biogenesis protein CcsA translates to MNFGMILIWVAGACGLLAFLTSLLYYLREDGKVKMLSEKLELAGGAGIVASLLLLTSYLLNVKTEYSYVFQHSSSDLVWYYRFSALWAGQEGSFLLWTGFIFIMLAATRYSESGKALRDTKLHTLTRSTALFVASVFLVLLVLKNPFSMYQFSATGMPEIANWNPFAEPFLVSYGQGMNPLLRNPWMAIHPPVLFLGYAAFTLPFSAAFAGLILGDKRWPELASTWMRAAWLFLTLGIGFGGFWAYEVLGWGAWYWSWDPVETSSLIPWLTATAYLHANLRFRHGEYGFLLPLLAVLSFILVIFSTFVTRSGLWTSVHSWQDFTSEGMVIALFLLVLIASSTGLLARKYFGEE, encoded by the coding sequence ATGAATTTCGGAATGATTCTTATCTGGGTTGCAGGTGCTTGCGGGCTACTGGCTTTCCTGACTTCTCTCCTGTATTACCTGAGGGAGGACGGGAAGGTCAAAATGCTTTCCGAAAAGCTTGAGCTGGCAGGCGGGGCGGGAATTGTTGCCTCTCTCCTGCTGCTTACCTCTTACCTGCTTAACGTAAAAACGGAATACAGCTATGTTTTCCAGCATTCCAGTTCGGACCTTGTCTGGTACTACAGGTTCTCGGCACTCTGGGCAGGGCAGGAAGGTTCGTTCCTGCTCTGGACAGGTTTCATTTTCATAATGCTAGCGGCTACCCGTTACTCCGAAAGTGGAAAAGCTCTCCGGGATACGAAACTTCACACTCTCACAAGATCCACAGCACTTTTTGTAGCCTCGGTCTTCCTGGTCCTCCTCGTTTTGAAAAACCCTTTTTCGATGTACCAATTTTCCGCTACCGGAATGCCGGAAATTGCTAACTGGAACCCCTTTGCGGAGCCTTTCCTTGTCTCCTACGGGCAGGGAATGAACCCTCTGCTCCGGAACCCCTGGATGGCAATTCATCCCCCTGTCCTTTTCCTGGGATATGCCGCTTTTACCCTGCCTTTTTCGGCTGCGTTTGCAGGGCTCATCCTGGGTGACAAAAGGTGGCCGGAGCTTGCCTCTACCTGGATGCGGGCTGCCTGGCTTTTCCTGACCCTCGGGATCGGTTTCGGGGGTTTCTGGGCATACGAGGTGCTCGGCTGGGGTGCCTGGTACTGGAGCTGGGACCCCGTGGAAACTTCCTCTTTGATCCCCTGGCTGACTGCAACCGCCTACCTGCATGCAAACCTGCGGTTCCGCCACGGGGAATATGGCTTTTTGCTCCCTCTGCTCGCAGTGCTTTCCTTTATCCTGGTCATCTTCTCGACCTTCGTAACGAGAAGCGGACTCTGGACCTCGGTGCATTCCTGGCAGGATTTTACCTCCGAAGGAATGGTAATCGCCCTTTTCCTCCTGGTACTCATCGCTTCAAGTACAGGCCTTCTGGCCAGGAAATATTTCGGCGAGGAATGA
- a CDS encoding transcriptional regulator protein: MKDFEVKVLDENDHIFIETLRNLGMSRNVATTMAYLMNVDEASSREIEISTGLRQPEVSLAMRLMRNQSWVNVRSEKKPGKGRPIKIYSLAAPVDEIISYYEDKIYKESQATISAIKKLKVMSKKVPINLPK, from the coding sequence ATGAAAGATTTCGAAGTGAAAGTACTGGACGAAAATGACCACATATTTATTGAAACGTTAAGGAACCTCGGGATGTCAAGAAACGTTGCCACAACGATGGCATATCTTATGAATGTGGACGAGGCTTCATCCCGTGAAATCGAAATCAGTACCGGACTGAGGCAGCCGGAAGTCAGCCTTGCAATGCGGTTGATGAGAAACCAGTCCTGGGTCAACGTGCGTTCGGAAAAGAAGCCGGGCAAGGGACGCCCTATCAAGATATACTCTCTCGCGGCTCCGGTTGATGAGATTATCAGTTACTATGAGGACAAAATCTACAAAGAGTCCCAGGCCACCATTTCCGCAATCAAGAAACTGAAAGTTATGAGCAAAAAGGTGCCCATTAACCTTCCAAAATGA